From the Rhodoferax mekongensis genome, one window contains:
- the flhF gene encoding flagellar biosynthesis protein FlhF, with protein MNVQRFTAATSREALAKARQAFGEGTLILSNRPTANGVEVVATAEDSLATLESAVSAAGSRSGNTPQRQPQAQPSYREVASKVEEDAEQLAMSTLSFQDYVRERMLRRRAEAAQVQKPAPTAMPAPMPVSAEPVQAERPRPTLTQRIAMDIEAQPQRPSTQRKAQATPQAPAVNKIVMDELHAMKELIEDRFNTLTWLGQAKQNPIQSNMMLKMIRAGYSPTLSRAILERLPEEMDASESVRWVMDVLERNLRTDADLPSLHEEGGVFALIGATGVGKTTTAAKLAGLCARTYGPGSVGLITLDTYRIGAHEQLRAYGKMLGVVAHLAHDKAALQDLLGLLSNKKMVLIDTTGIAPRDPRKRELLELLDLPEIKRLLVLNAGGHGDTLDEAVGCFKGTSSQQVILSKTDEAVKLGPAIDACIRHQLLLRGTTTGQRVPEDWEPAVAAKLVRSSMRSTGVSAYDPKTSDLGFFFSQPANTTAHKGRMDA; from the coding sequence ATGAACGTCCAACGCTTTACCGCAGCCACTTCCCGCGAAGCACTTGCCAAAGCACGACAAGCCTTCGGAGAGGGAACTCTGATTCTTTCCAACCGCCCCACGGCAAACGGTGTGGAAGTCGTTGCAACAGCGGAAGACAGCCTCGCGACCCTGGAGTCCGCTGTCAGCGCTGCTGGCTCCCGCTCCGGCAACACGCCACAGCGTCAACCACAGGCACAGCCCAGCTACCGCGAAGTCGCCAGCAAAGTGGAAGAGGACGCCGAGCAACTCGCGATGAGCACGCTGTCTTTCCAAGACTATGTCCGTGAACGCATGTTGCGCCGGCGCGCCGAGGCTGCGCAAGTGCAAAAACCAGCTCCTACAGCTATGCCTGCGCCCATGCCTGTCTCTGCTGAACCGGTGCAAGCCGAACGCCCACGCCCCACTTTGACGCAACGTATTGCCATGGACATCGAGGCTCAGCCCCAGCGTCCATCCACACAGCGCAAAGCACAAGCTACACCACAAGCACCTGCTGTCAACAAAATCGTCATGGACGAATTGCACGCGATGAAGGAGCTGATTGAAGACCGCTTCAACACCCTCACTTGGTTGGGCCAAGCCAAGCAAAACCCGATTCAGTCCAACATGATGTTGAAGATGATCCGGGCCGGCTACTCACCGACCCTGTCTCGCGCCATTCTGGAACGTTTGCCAGAAGAAATGGATGCGTCTGAATCCGTGCGCTGGGTAATGGATGTCTTGGAGCGCAACCTGCGCACGGACGCAGACTTGCCCTCCCTCCATGAAGAAGGTGGCGTGTTTGCCCTCATTGGCGCGACCGGTGTAGGCAAGACCACAACGGCGGCCAAACTTGCCGGGCTGTGCGCCCGCACCTATGGCCCCGGCAGCGTGGGCCTGATCACCCTGGACACGTACCGCATTGGGGCTCACGAGCAATTGCGCGCTTACGGCAAGATGCTGGGAGTAGTAGCACATCTGGCACACGACAAGGCCGCGCTCCAGGATTTGCTGGGACTCCTCTCCAACAAGAAAATGGTGTTGATTGACACCACCGGCATCGCGCCGCGTGACCCCCGCAAACGTGAACTCCTGGAGTTGCTGGACCTGCCGGAAATCAAACGCCTGCTGGTGTTGAATGCCGGCGGACATGGCGACACTCTGGATGAAGCCGTCGGCTGTTTCAAAGGCACCAGTTCCCAACAAGTCATCCTTTCCAAAACAGATGAAGCCGTTAAATTGGGGCCGGCCATTGATGCCTGCATACGCCACCAGTTGCTGCTGCGCGGGACAACGACCGGACAACGCGTACCAGAAGACTGGGAACCCGCTGTAGCCGCCAAGTTGGTGCGCAGTTCCATGCGCAGCACAGGTGTCTCGGCCTATGACCCGAAGACCAGCGACCTCGGCTTCTTCTTCAGCCAACCAGCCAACACCACAGCACACAAGGGGCGCATGGATGCATGA